Sequence from the Deltaproteobacteria bacterium genome:
GTCGGCGATGTTACGCCGGAACAATCCGCCATTCTCGACCGCCTGCTCGTGCAAGCACGCAATCAACTGGGGCTGGTCAACGGCATCCTGCACGTCACCCGGATGGAAACCGACAAGGTCGAGATCAATTACCAGGAAATCGGTCTGCGCGAGTTTCTCGAAGATCTCAAAGCCGATTACTCGATTTCGTTCTCCAGAGAAAGAGTTGAGCTGGTCTGGGATATCCCAGTCGATCTACCGAGAATTCAAACCGATCGCGATAAGGTCCGGCAGATGCTCGAAAACCTGATCAACAACGCGATCAAGTTCACCGGCGCGGGCAAGATTTCCGTGATCGCCCGCGTGCTCGACTCGCAGTGGATCGAGTTCAAAGTGAGCGACACCGGCAGCGGCATGCCGGAGACCGCATTGGCGACGATTTTCGAAAAGTTTCAACAGCTCGACACCACGGCGACGCGCGCCCACGGCGGCGTCGGCATCGGCCTTTACCTGGTCAAACAATTCACCGACCTTTTGAAGGGCCGCATCGACGTCACCAGCGAGCTGGGCAAGGGATCATGCTTCACGATTACGCTGCCGCGAACCCCGGAAGCTAATGCAACCGCGGGCTTGCAAAACCGCCCAGCAGTTTGACACGCGCGCCCCTAAGTCTCCCAGCTTTTCAAGTCTTTTGGTCGGCGCTGGACTGCTCTAGTGTCGATCGAGCCAATCTCGAATAATCAGGTTGGTCTCCTCCGGCTTCTGCCAGAAAAAGCCGTGGCCGCAGCCATCGATGACTTTGTACTCCGCGCCTTTGATATTGTCGCGCAGGTGCTCGGTGGTAACCACATGACTGCCGGTGTCGGCGTCGACTTTGTCCTCGCTGCCGACGAGGCACAGCGTCGGCGTGGTGATCTTGTGCAAATATTCGCCAGTCTCGTGGCGGTTGCGGGCGATGACATGCTCTAAATAGGGTTCGAGCTTCGGCGCGTTGTCCCAAAAGGTCGCAAACAGTTCTTTGAGGATTTCCGGATGGGCTTTAACGAAAGCCTCGGGAAAGAAAAACTTGCTTTGAAAGTGATGCCACATATGTTCCTTGTAGCCGCGCGTGATCAAGCTCTCGGTGGCGTTCACGGTTAAACCGCGGGGATAATCCGGCAGCCCCATGGAGCCGGAGCCCGACGCCGCTTGGATCATGCTGCGCACCCGAGTCGGGTGATCGATCGCCATCCATTGGCAGACCCGCCCGCCCATGGAGTGGCCGATGATATGCGCCGGTTCTTGGATGCCGATGGCATCAAGCAAGTTGATCGCATCCCGGGCAAATTGCCGCGTCGAGTAAGGCCCTTTGGGCGCGTCGGACTTGCCGACGCCGCGATGATCGAACACGATGACGCGATACTTGTCGGTGAACGCCGGCACCTGTTTTAGCTTCCAAGGCTCTCCCGGCCAGCCGGTGCCCGAGACAAACATAAACGG
This genomic interval carries:
- a CDS encoding alpha/beta fold hydrolase, with translation MYAQAGEVKLHYETFGSGVPFMFVSGTGWPGEPWKLKQVPAFTDKYRVIVFDHRGVGKSDAPKGPYSTRQFARDAINLLDAIGIQEPAHIIGHSMGGRVCQWMAIDHPTRVRSMIQAASGSGSMGLPDYPRGLTVNATESLITRGYKEHMWHHFQSKFFFPEAFVKAHPEILKELFATFWDNAPKLEPYLEHVIARNRHETGEYLHKITTPTLCLVGSEDKVDADTGSHVVTTEHLRDNIKGAEYKVIDGCGHGFFWQKPEETNLIIRDWLDRH